From Hydractinia symbiolongicarpus strain clone_291-10 chromosome 11, HSymV2.1, whole genome shotgun sequence, the proteins below share one genomic window:
- the LOC130614679 gene encoding uncharacterized protein LOC130614679 has protein sequence MVYPLIIFICVLSTTCAQWPTLYRGPQAVYPPSILQLRHRISKPIPPSLFGRYATQVVDDGDIDDLGDDGDDGDIMKLPSLIHPMAIKTRRFPPLLIRYMPSYCGKKIYNPHKQFCYRNRPYNSYVYGTCGPRLYRKPISFCFKGQTYNRLRKGICIRNIYDKLSQVCQNGKIMNICAGEIFNPGTHFCYERIYNRVNYAMCGKRVYRKSTHYCMHGQVLAKLKPFQVQPLFTPKELQLWGRSIRRHLLKNKSKKWFQNYNRLKNLRKKSTTVAGQRKNLVPTHSEACGRNKYNPKSHFCYNNVVTPRCGLMAYNPDTLVCFRNFLYTKGLYGLCGSGLYNKYTQSCFGGHVYQRDLKRFPQLEKLFLDYNSERDSAEKEERDIFNLSKQLAAKRRSYREKHGGFCGFGFRLNKRSHFCYNGKLYNRSVSGMCGKVVYNKQTHRCLSGAQLFPIVNTNKPLYYLQGAG, from the exons ATGGTCTACCCTCTAATAATCTTTATCTGTGTACTCTCTACAACATGTGCGCAGTGGCCAACACTATATCGGGGACCGCAAGCGGTATACCCACCATCTATACTGCAATTACGTCATCGAATAAGTAAACCCATTCCTCCATCTCTCTTTGGTCGGTACGCAACACAAGTTGTTGATGATGGAGATATAGATGATTTGGGAGATGATGGAGATGATGGTGACATCATGAAGCTACCATCTTTAATTCATCCAATGGCGATAAAAACACGACGGTTTCCACCTTTGCTGATAAGATACATGCCTTCGTATT GCGGAAAAAAGATCTACAATCCCCACAAACAATTTTGTTATCGAAATCGTCCTTACAACTCGTATGTTTATGGAACCTGTGGACCAAGACTCTACAGAAAaccaatttctttttgttttaaagggCAAACGTACAACAGACTACGAAAAGGAATATGCATTCGTAATATCTACGATAAATTAAGTCAAGTCTGTCAGAACGGAAAAATAATGAATATTTGTGCTGGTGAAATTTTTAATCCTGGTACACATTTTTGTTACGAGAGAATTTACAATCGGGTGAACTATGCCATGTGTGGCAAGCGCGTGTACCGCAAGAGTACACATTACTGCATGCATGGTCAAGTGTTGGCCAAACTTAAACCATTTCAGGTCCAGCCACTGTTTACTCCGAAGGAGTTACAACTTTGGGGAAGAAGTATTCGACGCCATCTTCTCAAGAACAAATCGAAGAAGTGGTTTCAGAATTATAATAGATTgaagaatttaagaaaaaaatcgaCAACAGTGGCCGGACAAAGAAAAAATTTAGTGCCCACACATTCCGAGGCGTGCGGAAGAAATAAATATAACCCTAAATCGCATTTTTGTTACAACAATGTCGTTACCCCAAGATGCGGTTTAATGGCATACAACCCAGATACACTTGTGTGTTTTAGAAACTTTTTGTACACAAAAGGTCTTTACGGACTTTGTGGGAGCGGTTTGTATAACAAGTACACACAGTCCTGTTTTGGTGGTCATGTATACCAGCGTGATCTCAAACGCTTTCCTCAGTTGGAGAAACTTTTTCTCGATTATAACAGCGAGAGAGACTCCGccgaaaaagaagaaagagacATTTTTAATTTGAGCAAACAGTTAGCTGCGAAAAGGAGAAGCTACAGGGAAAAACATGGTGGATTTTGTGGATTCGGATTCCGCTTAAATAAGAGATCTCACTTTTGTTATAACGGGAAGTTATATAACCGTTCTGTCAGTGGAATGTGCGGAAAAGTTGTTTACAATAAACAGACCCATCGATGCCTTTCAGGAGCACAATTGTTTCCAATCGTGAACACAAACAAACCGTTGTATTACTTACAGGGTGCAGGATAG
- the LOC130614329 gene encoding protein O-glucosyltransferase 2-like — protein MYIKTCVIIFTTLAWTTCKKLDVKNTFVYGPALNADIVLPTRYFFVHAVDSKGKNYTSSPGKDTFTFEISSSSSSRVRAWKEVLDRSDGSFLVRFRLYDSHEDLYIEVKHNGQPVAKSPYRIKGMNYHEQCNCPHPNDDIWLKTMSCPQSHQQIEEDLKPFEKVDLDVIFKKGVKQFGRNHAVCYYSVVNNEIYRKCYGEHVGFAMFMDAWLLSLARKVRLPDMEFFSNLGDWPLSKHGKEPIPVFSWCGSDDTYDVVMPTYDLTESTLESLGRVSLDMQSVQGNTGPKWKQKIEKGFFRGRDSRQERLDLAVLGRSKTDLLDIGLTNFFFFPYDEKKYGPKLKHVSFFDFFKYKYQINVDGTVAAYRFPYLLAGDSVVFKQDSPYYEHFYHDLQPMKHYIPFKRDLSDLLDQLKWAKANDAKAKNIASNGQKYARDNLLCDRLYCYSYVLFKEYSRRLIQKPRVRDGMEHIPQPAGADAACKCRRDVKPKSKKKSKTKTPDDNAKQQQKQQQQKSKPHEEL, from the exons atgtATATTAAAACTTGTGTTATCATTTTTACAACATTGGCATGGACAACCTGCAAGAAGTTAGatgttaaaaacacttttgtatATGGACCTGCTCTGAATGCTGATATAGTTTTACCaacaagatatttttttgttcatgCTGTGGACTCGAAAGGAAAGAA ttaTACCAGCTCACCTGGAAAGGATACATTTACATTTGAGATATCTTCATCCAGTTCCAGTAGAGTTCGTGCATGGAAAGAAGTGTTGGACAGAAGTGATGGTTCGTTTCTTGTTCGGTTTCGATTATACGACAGTCACGAAGATTTATATATTGAAGTTAAACATAATGGCCAGCCAGTGGCGAAGTCACCATATCGTATCAAAG GGATGAACTATCATGAACAATGCAACTGTCCGCATCCTAATGACGACATTTGGTTAAAGACAATGTCTTGTCCACAATCACACCAACAAATTGAAGAAGATTTAAAACCATTTGAGAAGGTTGACTTAGATGTTATCTTTAAAAAAGGAGTCAAACAATTTGGAAGAAATCATGCTGTTTGTTATTACAGTGTTGTCAATAATGAG ATATACCGAAAATGCTATGGTGAGCATGTGGGATTTGCAATGTTTATGGATGCTTGGCTCCTATCTCTAGCAAGAAAG GTTCGACTTCCAGACATGGAGTTTTTCTCAAATCTGGGTGATTGGCCTTTAAGTAAGCATGGCAAAGAACCGATTCCCGTTTTTTCTTGGTGTGGATCGGATGACACTTACGATGTTGTCATGCCAACTTACGACTTAACAGAATCTACTTTGGAGTCTTTGGGCAG AGTTTCTCTTGACATGCAGTCTGTGCAAGGAAATACAGGACCGAAATGGAAACAAAAGATTGAGAAAGGATTCTTTCGCGGGCGTGATAGTCGTCAAGAGAGACTTGATTTAGCCGTGCTCGGACGTTCTAAAACGGATTTGCTGGATATCGGGTTaactaattttttcttttttccataCGATGAGAAGAAATATGGACCAAAGCTTAAGCATGTTTCCTTCTTCGATTTTTTTAAG TATAAATATCAGATCAATGTAGATGGTACCGTAGCTGCGTATAGATTTCCATATTTACTTGCTGGTGACTCAGTTGTGTTTAAGCAAGATTCACCGTACTATGAGCATTTTTACCATGATTTACAACCCATGAAACATTATATTCCTTTCAAAAGAGATCTCAGTGACTTGTTGGATCAACTAAAGTGGGCGAAAGCGAATGATGCCAAG gCCAAAAATATTGCTTCAAATGGGCAGAAATATGCACGTGACAATTTGCTGTGTGATAGATTATATTGTTATTCCTACGTTCTCTTTAAA GAGTATTCTCGACGGTTGATACAAAAGCCACGTGTTAGAGACGGCATGGAACACATTCCACAACCAGCTGGAGCCGACGCTGCATGTAAGTGTCGTCGTGACGTTAAACCTAAATCTAAGAAGAAATCGAAAACCAAAACACCTGACGATAatgcaaaacaacaacaaaaacaacagcaacagaAAAGCAAG ccaCACGAAGAACTATGA